The genomic DNA GCCGAGCAGCTATTGCGGCGCATTCGTGCGGGGGAGAGTTTCTCGCGGCTCGCACGCCAATACACCGAGCGCACCAACGTGCGCAATCAGGATGGTGTTCTGGGCTATATTTCTGCGCGCCAGTACGGCAATGTGGGACAGACCGCGCTCCAGATGAGCGTGGGGCAGGTGTCGGATATCATCCCCATGGGGCCAAAGTTCTCCATCATAAAAGTGCTGGACCGCGAGGAAGAGTCCCCGAAATCGTACGAAGAAGCCAAGTATGACGTGCAGCGCGACCTCCGCCGTCAGGAGGAGGAGCGTTTGAAGAACGAGTGGTTGGAGGGACTGCGCAAGCGCTTCCGCGTCACCGTGTACGATGAAGCGCTGAGGAAGGCGTTCGCCAACTTATTCGAGGAGTAGCGCGCGTGCGAGACTTGGAAGACGCGGCCGTGCGCAGAGTCGCAGCGTCAGCGCTGGTAGTCTGCCTGATCGTGCCCTGGATCGGATGTGGGCCGAGGCCCTCAGGCGACCAACGGGTGGTCGCTCGAGTGGGGAGCGCAGTCTTACGCATCGCCGACGTGCAGGCGGCCTTCCCGGACAATCCTCGCTTGGGAATCTCCGAAGCGCAAGTGCGTTCTTACGTTCAACGGTGGATCAACACGGAGCTCCTGGCGCAGGAGGCGAAGCGGCGAGGCTTGGACCGCAGCCCAAAGGTGAGACGGCAGCTTGCCGACCTGCGTCGGGAAGTGTTGGCCACTGCGGTGGTGGAAGGCGAGACGGCAGAGGGGCTCACCCTCACCAATGAGGAGCTCCGTGCCCGCTACGAGAAGGACGCCGAGGCTTTCCGCCGCCCCGAGGATGAGTATCTGTTGCAGGAGATCCTGGTCCCCACCTGGCAACAGGCTACTGAGCTGCGCACGCGCATTCTGAACGGGGAGAGTTTCGAAGCCTTGGCGGAGCAGAACTCGCAGGCATCGTCGGCCCGGTCCGGCGGCAACACAGGCTATCTGCGGCGTGCGCAGATGGCGCCAGAAATCGCCCAGCAGGTGCCGCGCGCACCACTAGGAAGAGTACTTTCGCCGGTGAAAACAGACGCAGGGTACTATCTCATCAAGGTCGTCGACGTCAAGCCCGCAGGGAGCCTGCGCGACTTCACAGAGGTGATAGATCTACTTCGCGAGCGGCTGTTGGTGGAAAAGATGCGCGAGCGTCAACGTGAGTTGGTGGAACGGCTGCGCGCCCGCCAGTCCGTCTATGTGGACTTTGCCGCGCTGGCGGAGGTGCTCGCTGACTCGACCAGAGGCGTGAAGTGACGCCGCCGGATCCCTCGCCTATGTTTGCTTAGAAGGTTGCTTAGGATTACGGAGCAGCGCATGAGGAGAATACCACAGGCTGCACTCATCGTCTTCATGGCGGTGGGGGCGGCGCTTGCCCAAGAGGTCCTGGATCGCGTCGTTGCGGTGGTTGATGACAAGCCAATCCTGGAGTCCGAAGTCAGTCAGGGCGCCTTTTTCTTGGCGATGCAGTTGCGCATTGACCCGAACCGCGAGCCGGAAAAGTTCAAGGAGCTGCAACGCCGCACCTTAGAGACCCTGGTCACGCAACAGATCCTCCTCAAGAAGGCCGAAGAAGACACCGTGGTGGCCGATGCCAAGAGAGTGGAGGCCTTCTTAGAGCAGCAGATGCAGAGCATCATACAACAGCTGGGCTCGCAAGAGAAGGTCGAGGAATACTTCGGCATGCCCATGCGCAAGATCCGCCGCCAGTACGAGGAAGAAATCCGCAAGAACTTGACGGTGCAACAGTTGCGGGAGACCAAGTTCGCAAACGTCAAGGTGAGCCGCCGCGAGGTGGAGCAGTTCTACGCCGCGCACAAGGACAGCTTGCCAGGCGTCAAGGAGGCGGTGGAGATCAGCCACATCCTGATTGAGGTGCGTCCTGGAGAGGAGGCCCGGCAGAACGCGCTCCGCAGGATGGAGGAGGTGAAGCGGCGGTTAGCTGCAGGGGAGGACTTTGCGCAGGTGGCGCGGGAGATGTCCGACGACCCGGGTTCGGCGCAGCGGGGCGGGGACCTGGGCTTCATGCAGCGCGGCGACTTTGTCCGCGAATTCGAGGAGGTCGCCTTCTCCCTGGAGCCGGGGCAGCGCTCGGAAGTGGTGGAGACGCAGTATGGCTTCCACCTCATCGAGTTGCTGGACCGGCGCGGTGAGAAGGTCCGCGTGCGCCATATCCTCATCGGCCTCGGCACCACCAAGGACGACGAGAAGGCTGCTGCCGAGCGCATCAAGGACATCCACCGGCAACTCCAAGAAGGTGGCGACTTTGCTGCGTTGGCCAAGGAGCTTTCCGACGACGAGGCCACGGCACAAGAAGGGGGCCACCTTGGCTGGTTCGAACTCGACCAACTGCGGGAAACCGCGCCCGAGTTTGTCGTGGCCCTCCGCGGCCTGGTGCCCGGGCAGATCACCGAGCCCTTTCGCACCAAGTATGGCTTTCACATCCTGAAGCTCCTCGACCGGCGCCAGCCCCGCGCCCTGACTTTGGAGAACGACTGGGACACCATCGAGCAGATGGCGCTCAACGACAAGAAGCAGCGGGAGTTTGAGAAGTGGGTGGCCGAGCTCCGCGCCGAGATGTTTGTGGAAGTCAAGGGTCTGTAGCGCACCGCTTCGTCTGTTCCGGGCCGGCCAGCAATGCACAGGCCGGCCCTTTTTCATAACCGGAAAAGGGCTTGATTATTAGGCGAAGTTTTTGTTTCTTTAAGTGGTGGGGCGTGTCGGCGAGGAGGAGAGAGCGATGCACAGAGTCTGTATGACACTGCTCTTCATGCTGGGAACCTGTGTGGCCTTTGGTGCGGGGCAGGAGCCCGGACCTTTCCAATGGGCGGATAGCTCTTGTTACGACCCGCAGGTCCCTCCCCCACGAGCAGTGCTGGGCTACTCCGTTGGCGAGCAATTCACGCCCCATCACCTGGTGGTGCGCTACATGGAGGCCCTTGCTGCCAGTTCGCCACGCGTGCGGCTTGTGCGCTACGGGGCCAGCTACGAGGGGAGACCCCTCCTGGTACTGGTCATCTCCGCGCCGGCCAACCTCGCACGCGTGGACAGCCTGCAGGCCGGACAGCAGCGCCTCGCCGATCCCCGCAAACTCCCGCCGTCTGGGGCGCCCTCCCAGATGTTGACCACGTGGCCCTTAGTGGCCTGGCTGAGCTTCAATGTGCACGGCAACGAGGCGAGCGGCACCGAAGCGGCCCTCCAAGTTGCCTACCAGCTTGCTGCCGGTATGGATGAGCAGACGGAGGCGCTGTTGCGGGACTTGGTAGTCATCCTGGACCCGGTCCTCAACCCGGATGGAAGGGAGCGCTACGTCTCATTCTACGGCCGGAGCGCAGGGAAGAAGCCGAATCCCGACCCAGATGCTGTCGAGCACCATGAGCCTTGGCCTGGGGCCCGTTCCAACCACTACTATTTCGACCTCAACCGCGATTGGGCCTGGCTCACCCAGCAGGAGACTCGCCAACGGGTGGCGCTGTTTCGGCAGTGGATGCCCCAGGTGCACGTGGACTTTCACGAGATGGGCTATAACAGCACCTACTTCTTCTTCCCGTCGCGTACCCCCATCAACGTGAACATTCCGCGGGCCCTGGTCAAGTGGGCTCAGGTCTTTGGCGAGAACAACGCCAGGGCATTTGATAAGCACGGCTGGGCCTATTTCACTGCTGAAAGCTTTGACCTGTTCTACCCCGGATTCGGCGACTCGTGGCCTTCCCTCAACGGTGCGCTGGGGATGACCTTTGAGCAAGGAGGAGGCGGTGAGGCCGGTCTGGCGGTGAGGCGAGACGACGGCAGCCTGCTCACCCTTACCGATCGTGCCTGGCACCACTTTGTGGCCGCGATGACTACGCTGCAGACCGCGCAGCGCCACCGCAAGGAGATCCTGCAGGACTACGTCGACGCCTGGCGGGAAAGCCTGGAGCGTGGACGCACGAGCGCAGTGCGGTACTATCTCTTCCCACCGGACCCAGATGCCAACAGGCAGGCGGACTTTGTGGACCTGCTGTTGCGGCAGGGGATCGAGGTGTGGCGCACCTCGCAGGCCGCAGAGGTGCGCAAAGCCGAGAGCTACGAGGGGAGCAAAGACAACCTGTTGTTGCCGGCAGGCTCCTTCGTGGTGCCGGTTGCCCAGCCGGCACAGCGCCTTCTCACTGCCCTGTTTGAAGTGGAGCCGGTGCTGGCCGACACCTTCTTCTATGACATCACCGCCTGGTGCCTGCCGGTGGTGTACAATCTGAAGACTTTCTGGACGAAGGAAAAGTTGAGCTGTCCCATGGAGCAACTGCACGCCCGGCCACAGGTGCCCGGCTGCGTGGCGGGTGGGCGCGCCAGCTATGCCTATCTGCTCCCTTGGGAGGACGAACATGCCGCCAGTGCCTTGTTCCAGCTCCTCAAGCACGGATGGCGGGCTCGCGTGAGCAGCAAAGCCTTTACCCTGGCCGGCCGCCGCTTTGAGCGCGGCACGATTGTCATCCCTGTGCGCAATCGGCCGACTACGCACCCCGATTCGACGATTCACGCCGTGGTGGCCAATTTGGCTGCTGACCACGGCCTGACCTTCTACGCCGCAAGCACCGGCCTCACCGAGGAAGGCATCGACTTAGGCTCGGACGACCTGATTGCGCTGAAGGCGCCGCGTGTGGCGATGTTGACCGGTAGGCCAGTGAGCCCAAGCTCCTTCGGCGCTCTCTGGTTCCTGTTGGAGCAGCACTTGGGCGTGGACTTTACGCCCCTGGAGTGCGAGCGGCTACGCACTGCCGACTTGCGCAAGTACGATGTGCTTGTCTTCCCAAGCGATTTTGGCGAAGGAAGGGGCTATCGTGGCCAGCTTGATAGCGCCACGGTGGAACGCCTCGCGCGCTGGGTGCGCGAAGGCGGCACCTTCGTGGGTATTGGCGGAGGAGCGACCTTTGCCACCCAGGAGGGGGCGCGCCTCTGTTCCGTCAAGCTCAAAAAGGAGAAAAAGCCCCGGGATAAAGACGGGGATGAGCAACAGGATCCCGAGCTGGAGCGCCGCAAGCGCTTGACCTTGGAGGAAAAGGAGAAAGAGAGGCCGCTCAGCACAGTACCTGGGGCCATAGTGCGCACGCTCATCGACACTTCTCATCCATTGGGCTATGGTTGCCAGCGCACGATGTTTACCTTCAAGGCGGGGACCACGGCCTACGAGCTGAGTGCCCAAGGACACAACGTGGGCATCTATGCGGACAAGCCGCGCTTTGCGGGGTACATCTCCGAGAAGAACCAGGAGAAGATAGCCGGTACCGCGTACCTGATCGAGGAATCGGTGGGCAAGGGCAAGGTGATTCTGTTTGCAGATGACCCCACCTTTCGTCTCCTGTGGCGTGGGCTCACCCGCCTGATTGTGAACGCCATTTTCTTCGCGCCGATGACATGACGAGGAGAGAGAACACGGTCCGCCCGACCTGCAAGCAAATCGGACCACCATCTCCGCTGCCCAGGGCAATGACCTGGCGGAACTTGGCCTGGGCTTGTCTGCTTGTAGCGATCGTCGCGTCTTCTGCAGCAGCGCAGGGGGAGCTTTTCACCATCGCCCGCGTGCGCTACGCGGGTGGAGGGGACTGGTACAATGACCCTTCGGCAATTCCCAATTTGCTCAAATTCATGGCTGAGCACACCAATGTGCGCGTGGCCAGCGACCAGGTCGTGGTCGGGATAATGGACGAGAAGCTCTTCTCCTACCCGGTGCTCTATCTGACTGGCCACGGGCGCATCTCCTTGTCGCCGCAAGAGGTCGAGCGCCTGCGCCACTACCTGATGCACGGCGGCTTTCTCTATGCCGATGACGACTATGGGATGGATAGCTTTTTCCGCGCGGAGATGGCCAAGGTCTTCCCCGACAAGCGTTTCGTCGAGCTGCCATTCTCTCATGAAATCTACCACATCCATTTTGACTTTCCCCAGGGGCTTCCGAAGACTCATGAACACGACGGCAAGCCGCCGCAGGGCTTTGGCCTGTTTCACGAGGGGCGCCTGGTGGTTTTCTACACCTACGAGACCAACATTTCGGATGGCTGGGTCGATCCAGAGGTCCACGGCGACCCGCCGGAGAAGCGTCTCGAGGCGCTGCAGATGGGAACCAACATCATGATCTACGCGCTCACGCATTGACTGCCATGGGCAGCGTCGCGGTGACATACCACAGTCTGCTATCGCGCCTGCGCGGCTTCGGTCACGCGAAAAAGCAGCGAACCCTGGTAACCGGGCTGGCGACGTGGGCTGCGGTGGTGCTGGGAGCGCTGCTCTGTGCGGCAGGCCTGGAGGCCCTTCGTCCGCTGCCAGTGGCGGGGCGGCAGGTGGTGAGCGGGCTGCTTGCACCTGGCCTGCTGGGCGCCTTCGTGTGGTGGATCGCAAGGCCGCTGGTGGACCTGCTCCTGCGGCGCAACTCCCCAGAACTCATCCGCCTCGCCTATGACGTGGGGGGTCACTACCCGCACATTGGCGAGAGGCTCGGAAATGCCCTGCAGGTCTATGCCCGGCGCGAGGACAACCCAGAGCGCTACTCATCAGAGCTCATCGAGGAGTCCCTGCGCCAGGTGGCGGCAAAGCTCGAGGGAGAGGACTTTAGAAGGCTGGTGGACTGGCGCGTTGCTCACCGCGCGCTGAGCAGGTGCGCGATTGTCGCGGCCATGAGCCTCCTGCTGTTCGGCCTGTTTCACCAGGCGCTCGGTGGGGCCTTGATGCGGCTTGCCCACCCGCGCACGCGCTATGTGGTGGGGCCATCGATGGTGCTTGCCGTGTCGCCAGGCGATGCCGAAGTGGTGCGCGGCCAAGACCTGAGAATTACCGTGCAGGCCAGTGGTCGGAAGGTGGAAGCGGCCAGCATCGCTTACCGCGGCGAGGGGAGCGTCGCCGTGACCACCAAACCGATGGAGCGACAGGGCCCCACCAGTTTTTTCTACGAGTTTAAGGCGCTCCGCGACACCCTCTTCTACCGCATCGCTGCGGCAGGCACTAGGTCGCCGGAGTACAGAATTGCCGTAATCGAGCTGCCGCTGGTGCGCACGTTGCGCGTGGCGGTGAAGCCGCCCAGCTACACTGGACTTCCCACCCAGTTTCTTGATGAAAACGTGGGCGATGTTTTTGCCCTGAAGGGATCCACCGTCACTGTTTGGGCGAGCACCAACAAGCCGGTGGCGAAGGCTGCGCTGCGCCTGAAAGGGGGCGCCGAACTTCCCATGCGCATCGCCGGGCTGGCGCTGGAAGGCGAGTTCAAGGTGAGCGAAGAGACCACTTACCACGTCAGTCTCGCAGATTTTGCAGGTCGGACGAATCAGAACCCCATCGTATACCGCGTCTCTGTGCTGGCAGACCGGGAGCCCTTCGTGCGGGTGCCGGTGCCGGGCATGGACGTCGACATTGGCGAGGACATGACCCTGCCGCTTCTCGTGGAGGCTCAGGATGACTTTGGCATTTCTCACCTCTCGCTGGTCTATCGTCTGGTGCGCGGGTCCGAAGGGCTCGAGGTGGGCCGCGGAGCAATCCCGCTTCCCCTCGGCAAAGCGGCCGATAGGGTGCAGGTAGAGTACGCGTGGGACCTCTCCTCCCTGCAACTCATCCCGGAAGACGTGGTGGTCTACCAGGCTGAGGCCTGGGACAACGACGTGGTCTCCGGTCCGAAGGTCGCGCGCAGTCAGGAGTACCGGGTGCGCTTCCCGTCCATCTATGAAATCTACCAGGAGGTAGCGCAGACGCAGGAGCAGGCTTCGGACATATTGGAGAGCGTCTACGAGCAGAGCAAGGAGCTAAGAGAACGGCTCGACCGGCTCGCCCAGCAGCTCAAGCGAAACGCCGACCTGGACTGGGGCGAGCGGAAGCAAGTCGAGGAAGGTCTCGATGCCCAGAGGCGCATGCAGGAGGAGCTGCAAGAGCTGAGCAAGCGCCTGGACGAGATGATCGAACGTCTGGAGCGGAACGACCTGGTGTCCCTCGAGACCTTGAAAAAGTACCAGGAGCTGCAAAAGCTCTTCGAAGAAGTGGCCACGCCGGAGATGCGCCGGGCGATGGAGGAGCTGCAGCGTGCCTTGCGCGACATCGATCCCAACAAGCTGCGGCAGGCAGTGGAAAAGTTCAGCCTGACGCAGGAGGATTTCCTCAAGTCCATTGAGCGTACCATCGCCTTACTCAAGCGGCTGCAGATAGAACAAAAGCTCGATGAGGCTGTGCGCCGGGCAATGGAGGCAGCGCAGCGGCAAGAAGAGATTGCGCAGAACGCCGGTCGCAAGGCCGACGCAAACCAGTTAGCCGAAAAGCAGCGGCGGCTCGCTGAAGAGGCAGAGGCCCTGACCAAGCACCTCCACGACCTGTCCGCAGCCATGGCCGAGTTCCCCGACATGCCTGGTTCGGAGGTGGAACGCGCCGCGGCCATGATGGATTCCGCTGGGGTGGCGGCCGAAATGAAGCAACTGAGCGCTATGCTCCGCCAGCAGAACATGAGCGGCGCCAAGGCCGGGGGACAGAGAGCGGCCGGCCTGTTACAGCAGGTAGCTCAAACCCTGCAGCAGGCGCAAAAGTCCCTGGCGGAGAACCAGAAGCGGGAAGTGCTCAAGGCGCTCCAGAAGAGCTCGCACGACCTGGTGCAGTTGTCGCAAAGGCAAGAAGAGTTATTGGACTCTGCAGAACAGGCCCGGACCGATAGTCCCCGCATTCCCGAGCTGGCCGAGGCGCAGAATGACCTAAGGACGGCCCTGGAACGCGTGGCCAGTCAGCTGTACAGCCTTGCCAAGCGCACCTTCTACGTCTCCCCGCAGATGGGAGCGGCCCTCGGCCAAGCGCAGGAGAGCATGGCGCAGGCGGTGGCTGCTCTGGAGCAGCGCAACGTCGGCAGCTCCGTGAACTCACAAGCCAAGGCGATGGCGGCACTGAATCAGGGCGTGCGCGAGCTATTGCGCACCATGGACGAGGTGAGCTCGGCAAGCTCTGCCCTCGGCTTCGACACGTTCCTGCAGCGCTTGCAGAACATGGCTGGTGCGCAAGAAGGGATCAATCAGCAGACCTTGGAGCTGGGGCTTGGCGGGCAATACACCTTGGAGCAGCAGGCAGCCATGGCCCGCTTGGCCGCCCAGCAAGAGGCGCTACGCAAGTCGCTGGAAGAGCTGCAGCGGGAGATGGGCGGCCGCTCCGAGATCCTCGGGCGCCTGGATCAGGTGGCCAAGGACATGGAAGAAGTGGCCAAGGACCTGGCCTCCCAGCGCCTTGACCAGCGCACCCTTGACCGGCAGAAACGCATCCTTTCGCGGCTTCTGGACAGCCAGCGTTCCGTGCGCGAACGAGACTTTAGCCGCAAGCGCCAAGCGCAGGCGGGGAAGAACGTGGTGCGCCCCAGCCCCGGACCTTTGCCCCAGGACTTGGGTGCCGCGCAGAGCAGTCTGGCGGAGGACCTGCTGCGCGCCCAGAAGGAGGGCTACACCCCGGACTATCTTGAGCTCATCCGCCTCTACTTCGAGGCCCTGGCCAGACAGGAGAAGCGATGACTGCCGTTCGCGCGTGCGTGTGCGTGTTGGTGCTTGGGCTGGGCCTGTCCTGCGGGCGAGTGATGGCACAGCTTCCGGATAGTCTGCGCTTGGCCTATGACTACGAAGCCATAGGTCAGTACGACCGCGCCGCGCAGGTGTTTGGCGCACTCTACGCAAGGAACCCGCAGAACATCGCCGCTTACCAGGGGCTGCGCAGGAACCTCTTGCGCCTGGGCAGGCTGGACGAGCTGGCGGCGGTGATCAAACGCCGGCTTGCTTCTGGCGACCTGCAGGCGCAAGTGGACTGGGCGGAATTGCTCTACCGCAGGGGCCAGGAGCGGGAGGCGCTGCGCGAATGGCAGCGGATCCTGCAGGAGCACCCACGCAATCTGAACGTCTACGAAATGGTGGCCGCCAGCCTGAGCGAGAACCGCCTCCTTGACGAGGCCATCGCTGTCTACCGCCAGGCGCGCGAAGAGACGGGTCGCCCGGCCTTGTTTGCATTGCAAATGGCTGACTTGTATGCCTCCCGCCTCAATTTCCGCGAGGCAACGCGGGAGAATTTGCTCTTCCTGCGGGAGAACCCGCAGCAGTGGAGCGTGGTGCAGGCAAGGGTTGGCTCGTACGCCACAAGCCCCCAGGGCGCTGCGGAGGTGGCAGAGGTGCTCACGCAGGAGCTTAGTTCCTCGCCCCACCAGCTTCCGCTGCGACGGATCCTCGCTTCGCTATGGCTCCGCACCCGGCAGTGGGCGCGAGCTTTCGAGAACTATGTGGAGGTCGACCGCCTGGCGGCAGATGTCGAGCGCAACCGCGGCACCCTGGGCGCGGAGCTATTCGGCTTTGCTGAGACTGCCCGGCAGGAGCGCGCCTATGAGTTTGCTGAGAAGGCTTACGCGCTGCTTCTGGCCCGTTACCCCGGCAGTCCTCTGGCACTGCGCGCCGAATTCCAACGTGCGGTGCTGCTGAAAGAGATGGGGCAGTATCAGGCAGCAATTGACGGTTTCACTGCCGTTGCCGACCGCTATCCACGCTCCAGGGAGGCATGCCCCGCGCTCCTGGAAGCAGCCTCCGTGTACTTTCACTTCCTGCGGGACGCGGCGCGGTGTCAGCAACTGCTCGGACGCCTGATGGGCGAATGTCCAGGGGGCGGCGACCAGGGTCGGGCCCTGTTGCTGTTGGGCGATTGCAAGCTTGCCGCTGGCGACATTGCCGGGGCGCGGGAGGCGTATGGGCAGGCAGCCCGCTCCAAAGATGCGGCGCGCGAAGAAGTGGGCCACACGGCGCTCTTCAAAATCGGGGAGTTGGTCTTCCTCACGGGACGAGTGGACAGCGCCGCAGCGATACTCACCCAGGTGAGCTCGGCGAGCGGGCCCTCGCCTACGCGTGTGACCAA from Calditrichota bacterium includes the following:
- a CDS encoding peptidylprolyl isomerase, which translates into the protein MRDLEDAAVRRVAASALVVCLIVPWIGCGPRPSGDQRVVARVGSAVLRIADVQAAFPDNPRLGISEAQVRSYVQRWINTELLAQEAKRRGLDRSPKVRRQLADLRREVLATAVVEGETAEGLTLTNEELRARYEKDAEAFRRPEDEYLLQEILVPTWQQATELRTRILNGESFEALAEQNSQASSARSGGNTGYLRRAQMAPEIAQQVPRAPLGRVLSPVKTDAGYYLIKVVDVKPAGSLRDFTEVIDLLRERLLVEKMRERQRELVERLRARQSVYVDFAALAEVLADSTRGVK
- a CDS encoding peptidylprolyl isomerase, with amino-acid sequence MRRIPQAALIVFMAVGAALAQEVLDRVVAVVDDKPILESEVSQGAFFLAMQLRIDPNREPEKFKELQRRTLETLVTQQILLKKAEEDTVVADAKRVEAFLEQQMQSIIQQLGSQEKVEEYFGMPMRKIRRQYEEEIRKNLTVQQLRETKFANVKVSRREVEQFYAAHKDSLPGVKEAVEISHILIEVRPGEEARQNALRRMEEVKRRLAAGEDFAQVAREMSDDPGSAQRGGDLGFMQRGDFVREFEEVAFSLEPGQRSEVVETQYGFHLIELLDRRGEKVRVRHILIGLGTTKDDEKAAAERIKDIHRQLQEGGDFAALAKELSDDEATAQEGGHLGWFELDQLRETAPEFVVALRGLVPGQITEPFRTKYGFHILKLLDRRQPRALTLENDWDTIEQMALNDKKQREFEKWVAELRAEMFVEVKGL
- a CDS encoding zinc carboxypeptidase — its product is MHRVCMTLLFMLGTCVAFGAGQEPGPFQWADSSCYDPQVPPPRAVLGYSVGEQFTPHHLVVRYMEALAASSPRVRLVRYGASYEGRPLLVLVISAPANLARVDSLQAGQQRLADPRKLPPSGAPSQMLTTWPLVAWLSFNVHGNEASGTEAALQVAYQLAAGMDEQTEALLRDLVVILDPVLNPDGRERYVSFYGRSAGKKPNPDPDAVEHHEPWPGARSNHYYFDLNRDWAWLTQQETRQRVALFRQWMPQVHVDFHEMGYNSTYFFFPSRTPINVNIPRALVKWAQVFGENNARAFDKHGWAYFTAESFDLFYPGFGDSWPSLNGALGMTFEQGGGGEAGLAVRRDDGSLLTLTDRAWHHFVAAMTTLQTAQRHRKEILQDYVDAWRESLERGRTSAVRYYLFPPDPDANRQADFVDLLLRQGIEVWRTSQAAEVRKAESYEGSKDNLLLPAGSFVVPVAQPAQRLLTALFEVEPVLADTFFYDITAWCLPVVYNLKTFWTKEKLSCPMEQLHARPQVPGCVAGGRASYAYLLPWEDEHAASALFQLLKHGWRARVSSKAFTLAGRRFERGTIVIPVRNRPTTHPDSTIHAVVANLAADHGLTFYAASTGLTEEGIDLGSDDLIALKAPRVAMLTGRPVSPSSFGALWFLLEQHLGVDFTPLECERLRTADLRKYDVLVFPSDFGEGRGYRGQLDSATVERLARWVREGGTFVGIGGGATFATQEGARLCSVKLKKEKKPRDKDGDEQQDPELERRKRLTLEEKEKERPLSTVPGAIVRTLIDTSHPLGYGCQRTMFTFKAGTTAYELSAQGHNVGIYADKPRFAGYISEKNQEKIAGTAYLIEESVGKGKVILFADDPTFRLLWRGLTRLIVNAIFFAPMT
- a CDS encoding DUF4159 domain-containing protein encodes the protein MTWRNLAWACLLVAIVASSAAAQGELFTIARVRYAGGGDWYNDPSAIPNLLKFMAEHTNVRVASDQVVVGIMDEKLFSYPVLYLTGHGRISLSPQEVERLRHYLMHGGFLYADDDYGMDSFFRAEMAKVFPDKRFVELPFSHEIYHIHFDFPQGLPKTHEHDGKPPQGFGLFHEGRLVVFYTYETNISDGWVDPEVHGDPPEKRLEALQMGTNIMIYALTH
- a CDS encoding DUF4175 family protein; this encodes MTYHSLLSRLRGFGHAKKQRTLVTGLATWAAVVLGALLCAAGLEALRPLPVAGRQVVSGLLAPGLLGAFVWWIARPLVDLLLRRNSPELIRLAYDVGGHYPHIGERLGNALQVYARREDNPERYSSELIEESLRQVAAKLEGEDFRRLVDWRVAHRALSRCAIVAAMSLLLFGLFHQALGGALMRLAHPRTRYVVGPSMVLAVSPGDAEVVRGQDLRITVQASGRKVEAASIAYRGEGSVAVTTKPMERQGPTSFFYEFKALRDTLFYRIAAAGTRSPEYRIAVIELPLVRTLRVAVKPPSYTGLPTQFLDENVGDVFALKGSTVTVWASTNKPVAKAALRLKGGAELPMRIAGLALEGEFKVSEETTYHVSLADFAGRTNQNPIVYRVSVLADREPFVRVPVPGMDVDIGEDMTLPLLVEAQDDFGISHLSLVYRLVRGSEGLEVGRGAIPLPLGKAADRVQVEYAWDLSSLQLIPEDVVVYQAEAWDNDVVSGPKVARSQEYRVRFPSIYEIYQEVAQTQEQASDILESVYEQSKELRERLDRLAQQLKRNADLDWGERKQVEEGLDAQRRMQEELQELSKRLDEMIERLERNDLVSLETLKKYQELQKLFEEVATPEMRRAMEELQRALRDIDPNKLRQAVEKFSLTQEDFLKSIERTIALLKRLQIEQKLDEAVRRAMEAAQRQEEIAQNAGRKADANQLAEKQRRLAEEAEALTKHLHDLSAAMAEFPDMPGSEVERAAAMMDSAGVAAEMKQLSAMLRQQNMSGAKAGGQRAAGLLQQVAQTLQQAQKSLAENQKREVLKALQKSSHDLVQLSQRQEELLDSAEQARTDSPRIPELAEAQNDLRTALERVASQLYSLAKRTFYVSPQMGAALGQAQESMAQAVAALEQRNVGSSVNSQAKAMAALNQGVRELLRTMDEVSSASSALGFDTFLQRLQNMAGAQEGINQQTLELGLGGQYTLEQQAAMARLAAQQEALRKSLEELQREMGGRSEILGRLDQVAKDMEEVAKDLASQRLDQRTLDRQKRILSRLLDSQRSVRERDFSRKRQAQAGKNVVRPSPGPLPQDLGAAQSSLAEDLLRAQKEGYTPDYLELIRLYFEALARQEKR
- a CDS encoding tetratricopeptide repeat protein, which translates into the protein MTAVRACVCVLVLGLGLSCGRVMAQLPDSLRLAYDYEAIGQYDRAAQVFGALYARNPQNIAAYQGLRRNLLRLGRLDELAAVIKRRLASGDLQAQVDWAELLYRRGQEREALREWQRILQEHPRNLNVYEMVAASLSENRLLDEAIAVYRQAREETGRPALFALQMADLYASRLNFREATRENLLFLRENPQQWSVVQARVGSYATSPQGAAEVAEVLTQELSSSPHQLPLRRILASLWLRTRQWARAFENYVEVDRLAADVERNRGTLGAELFGFAETARQERAYEFAEKAYALLLARYPGSPLALRAEFQRAVLLKEMGQYQAAIDGFTAVADRYPRSREACPALLEAASVYFHFLRDAARCQQLLGRLMGECPGGGDQGRALLLLGDCKLAAGDIAGAREAYGQAARSKDAAREEVGHTALFKIGELVFLTGRVDSAAAILTQVSSASGPSPTRVTNDALELLLLIKENADDGQALQDFAGALLLERQWQPEQALRRLEQLVRKQPPPAIADEAWMQIARIKSEQGRYQEALQAYDQVYKGLPESRFRDLALKRKAELLEAQLADDAAAAKAYEELLVTFPTSVYVEEVRKRLRVVDARMEANKRKGER